In Brachypodium distachyon strain Bd21 chromosome 2, Brachypodium_distachyon_v3.0, whole genome shotgun sequence, one genomic interval encodes:
- the LOC100828073 gene encoding transcription factor MYB111, whose translation MGRAPCCEKVGLKRGRWTREEDDILAKYIKEHGEGSWRSMPKNAGLLRCGKSCRLRWINYLRADLKRGNISEEEEEMIIKLHATLGNRWSLIAGHLPGRTDNEIKNYWNSHLSRRSHDFPKGGDGVVVNVDLSKLPGGGKRRGGRVGRATATTAKGKRKARGKKAGKVKKDKVAEMEHHHHHHKEDATDEEAMNSISTPSSCHSGSARGGEEQAQASASGVTSDGFDEAPLGLCEEMVSGLKAQPSPHTEVGQDVSGNEGESAPEKTVRHEELSSSKAAVVEQDQHGCCNEGECGTSGPAKVMGQEELGDKAMDCDHNGCCDKEESEPAEAVGLEEPVDDKAMEWDLVGLDDSLPTDDMWGSLVWDYDDMVISDGGQQQESVLSDLFFLDNI comes from the exons ATGGGGAGGGCGCCGTGCTGCGAGAAGGTAGGGCTGAAGAGGGGGAGGTGGACGAGGGAGGAGGATGACATCTTGGCCAAGTACATCAAGGAGCATGGCGAAGGGTCCTGGAGGTCAATGCCCAAGAATGCTG GGTTGCTGAGATGTGGGAAGAGCTGCAGGCTGAGATGGATAAACTACCTGAGAGCAGATCTTAAGAGGGGCAAcatctcggaggaggaggaggagatgatcATCAAGCTCCATGCCACTCTTGGCAACAG GTGGTCCCTGATCGCCGGCCACTTGCCCGGCCGAACGGACAATGAGATCAAGAACTACTGGAACTCGCACCTTAGCAGGAGGTCGCATGACTTCCCCAAGGGCGGCGATGGCGTCGTTGTCAACGTCGACCTCAGCAAGCTGCCCGGCGGTGGCAAGCGTAGAGGCGGGAGGGTGGGCCGTGCCACCGCAACGACGGCCAAGGGGAAAAGGAAAGCAAGGGGGAAGAAGGCTGGGAAAGTGAAGAAGGACAAGGTTGCAGAAATggaacatcatcatcatcatcacaagGAGGATGCCACTGATGAAGAAGCTATGAACAGCATTTCAACACCAAGCAGCTGCCATTCAGGCTCTGCAcggggcggcgaggagcaAGCACAGGCCAGTGCCAGTGGGGTGACATCTGATGGGTTCGACGAGGCTCCACTGGGCTTGTGTGAGGAGATGGTGAGTGGGCTTAAAGCCCAACCGAGCCCACATACGGAGGTGGGGCAGGACGTGTCAGGCAACGAGGGGGAGAGTGCGCCAGAGAAGACCGTGCGCCACGAGGAGCTAAGCAGCAGCAAGGCCGCCGTCGTGGAGCAGGACCAGCATGGGTGTTGCAATGAGGGCGAGTGTGGGACTAGTGGGCCAGCCAAGGTTATGGGCCAGGAGGAGCTGGGTGATAAGGCCATGGACTGCGACCATAATGGGTGTTGCGACAAGGAAGAAAGTGAGCCTGCGGAGGCTGTGGGCCTTGAGGAGCCGGTGGACGACAAGGCCATGGAATGGGACCTCGTGGGGCTGGATGACAGCTTACCCACCGATGACATGTGGGGATCACTTGTGTGGGACTACGACGATATGGTGATCTCGGACGGAGGCCAGCAACAGGAGTCCGTGCTGTCGGACCTGTTCTTTCTAGATAACATTTAG
- the LOC106866117 gene encoding eukaryotic translation initiation factor 4B1: MDERSDRGGGKDRARRFSFSWADEVEREEQQLYEQQQQPAPPPRREEKNEPAKTDPFGAARPREVVLAEKGVDWRARDRELESSRRSAACRTSRTRARGKRDVRAAAPAPTVTPRRPQADSTPAPIVHRKTEEPQPVSYRGRGERGGKRKSSGEVQARQVPQVADQGRGVLRELNIGSRGNSSLWSSKKSRNSTATQRIVATEIATADYENRGSSSRVPTKSDGSSEIGQKRMGKGRRRRRIRTNKSKKQQTLPL; the protein is encoded by the exons ATGGACGAGAGGAgcgaccgcggcggcggcaaggaccgggCGAGGCGGTTCTCCTTCTCATGGGCCGACGAGGTGGAACGAGAAGAGCAGCAGCTttacgagcagcagcagcagccggcgccgccgccgcgccgcgagGAGAAGAATGAGCCGGCCAAAACGGACCCGttcggcgcggcgcggcccCGGGAGGTGGTGCTGGCCGAGAAAGGCGTCGACTGGCGCGCTCGCGACCGGGAGCTCGAATCCTCCCGCCGCAGCGCTGCCTGCAG AACCTCCAggacgcgcgcgcgggggaAGCGGGATGTGAGGGCTGCTGCACCGGCGCCGACGGTGACGCCCCGGCGGCCACAAGCCGATTCGACTCCGGCCCCGATTGTGCACCGCAAGACCGAAGAGCCGCAGCCTGTCAGCTATAGAGGCAGGGGCGAAAGGGGCGGCAAGAGGAAATCCTCTGGAGAGGTGCAGGCGCGGCAAGTACCGCAGGTGGCTGATCAGGGAAGGGGAGTCCTTCGTGAACTCAACATTGGATCGCGCGGCAATTCGTCTCTCTGGAGTTCCAAGAAGAGCCGTAACTCGACTGCAACTCAACGAATTGTAGCGACAGAGATCGCAACGGCAGACTATGAGAACAGAGGCAGTAGCAGCAGGGTGCCAACGAAGAGTGATGGTAGTTCAGAAATTGGTCAGAAGAGGATGGGTAAgggaaggaggcggaggaggattaGAACGAACAAGTCAAAGAAGCAGCAAACTCTACCACTCTAG
- the LOC112270914 gene encoding protein FAR1-RELATED SEQUENCE 5-like: MANSVKGIPEVGMRFRNLDEAWIFWVAYGGRAGFEVRKRWTNKIKLDGKVTSCRYVCANEGYRKKVESESVRKHFRAETRTNCRARMTLQLDRDSGNFNVIDVVLEHNHFLHLPQTRHLMASQRKISEFQAFEIEAADDSGIGPKAAYELASRQVGGPFNLGYTCRDHKNLLQSKRQRELAFGQAGSMLKYFHDKIAENPSFQYALQLDCEEHITNIFWEDAKMMLDYAHFGDVVTFDTTFGTNKEYWPFGVFLGLNQFRETIVFCVALLFDETFFSFKWLFDTFLAAHNGRQLRTIYTDQDAAMGKAVKVVFAEAYHGLCTFHIMQNAVRHLSPIKGEEDDENEEGEDKESHILTDFAACMYEYEDRATFEEAFANMRCKVHKQTWLDSIYKVKE, translated from the coding sequence ATGGCAAATTCTGTTAAGGGGATTCCTGAAGTTGGTATGAGATTCAGAAATCTAGATGAGGCTTGGATATTTTGGGTAGCATATGGGGGTCGTGCAGGTTTTGAGGTGAGGAAAAGGTGGACTAATAAGATCAAACTAGATGGTAAAGTGACATCATGCAGATATGTATGTGCCAATGAAGGTTATCGTAAAAAAGTTGAAAGTGAATCTGTTCGGAAGCATTTTAGAGCTGAAACAAGAACTAATTGTCGTGCTAGGATGACTCTTCAATTGGATCGAGACTCTGGAAATTTTAATGTAATTGATGTAGTGCTTGAACATAATCACTTCCTTCACCTGCCACAAACACGTCACCTCATGGCTTCCCAAAGGAAAATTTCAGAATTTCAAGCTTTTGAAATTGAAGCTGCTGATGATTCTGGAATTGGACCAAAAGCTGCATATGAGCTTGCTTCTCGTCAAGTTGGTGGACCATTTAATCTCGGTTACACTTGTCGTGACCATAAAAATCTTTTGCAAAGCAAGAGGCAAAGGGAGTTGGCTTTTGGTCAGGCGGGCAGCATGTTGAAGTACTTTCATGACAAAATTGCTGAAAACCCATCATTTCAATATGCTTTGCAGCTAGATTGTGAGGAGCACATAACAAACATTTTTTGGGAAGATGCTAAAATGATGCTAGACTATGCACATTTTGGTGATGTTGTCACTTTCGACACCACTTTTGGCACAAACAAGGAATATTGGCCATTTGGGGTTTTTCTTGGCCTCAATCAGTTTAGGGAAACTATTGTTTTTTGTGTTGCACTGTTGTTTGACGAGACATTTTTCTCATTTAAATGGCTCTTTGACACTTTTTTGGCTGCACATAATGGAAGGCAACTTAGAACTATTTATACCGATCAAGATGCTGCAATGGGAAAAGCTGTAAAGGTTGTGTTCGCAGAAGCATATCATGGACTTTGTACCTTTCACATAATGCAAAATGCTGTCAGACATTTATCTCCAATTAAGGGTGAAGAGGATGATGAGAACGAAGAGGGTGAAGACAAAGAATCACATATTCTCACTGATTTTGCAGCTTGTATGTATGAATATGAGGACAGGGCAACATTTGAAGAAGCATTTGCCAACATGAGATGCAAAGTGCATAAGCAAACTTGGTTGGATAGTATTTACAAAGTAAAAGAATAA